From Cellulomonas fimi ATCC 484, a single genomic window includes:
- a CDS encoding HNH endonuclease — MLTETVTLAAGSGTGRAPAATGTGPAASRAPAPVLSSGARSLLLNASMEPLCIVSLRRAVLLVMSGKATVLETDGRLLHSEHASVPLPVVLCLTRYVHVPVRRPVPPTRRTVLQRDSHRCAYCGGGADTVDHVHPRSRGGRHEWTNVVAACVRCNHRKADRLLHEIGWELGFAPRAPRWSVTFGTAAARSEPLWAAYVPA; from the coding sequence GTGCTGACCGAGACCGTCACGCTCGCCGCCGGATCGGGCACGGGGCGTGCCCCCGCCGCCACCGGCACCGGCCCCGCCGCCTCCCGCGCGCCGGCACCCGTCCTGTCCTCCGGCGCCCGCTCCCTGCTGCTCAACGCGAGCATGGAGCCCCTGTGCATCGTGAGCCTCCGCCGGGCCGTCCTGCTCGTCATGAGCGGCAAGGCGACCGTCCTGGAGACCGACGGCCGCCTGCTGCATTCCGAGCACGCGTCGGTGCCGCTGCCCGTCGTGCTGTGCCTGACGCGGTACGTGCACGTCCCGGTGCGCCGTCCGGTGCCGCCGACGCGTCGCACGGTCCTGCAGCGCGACAGCCACCGGTGCGCCTACTGCGGCGGCGGTGCGGACACCGTCGACCACGTCCACCCCCGCTCGCGCGGAGGGCGGCACGAGTGGACGAACGTCGTGGCCGCGTGCGTGCGGTGCAACCACCGCAAGGCGGACCGGCTGCTGCACGAGATCGGCTGGGAGCTCGGGTTCGCGCCCCGCGCGCCACGCTGGTCGGTCACGTTCGGGACGGCGGCGGCCCGCTCCGAGCCGCTGTGGGCGGCGTACGTGCCCGCCTGA
- a CDS encoding metal-dependent transcriptional regulator, which translates to MSDLIDTTEMYLKTIYELTEEGRTPLRARIAERLGHSGPTVSQTVARMERDGLVVVTGDRHLELTDLGYTKAVRVMRKHRLAERLLTDVIGLEWPYVHEEACRWEHVMSERVEKRLAALLDHPHFDPYGNPIPGLAEIGEEVTRVNFLDGVTPLTAVPSADGTTVVVVRIAEPLQVDVELLTRLAEAGVRPGGDVTVERGDGVVTVGVAGSGTVLDLPDDVARHIFVGTR; encoded by the coding sequence GTGAGCGACCTGATCGACACGACGGAGATGTACCTCAAGACGATCTACGAGCTCACCGAGGAAGGCCGCACGCCGCTGCGGGCGCGCATCGCGGAGCGGCTCGGCCACTCGGGCCCGACGGTGTCCCAGACGGTCGCGCGCATGGAGCGCGACGGCCTCGTCGTCGTCACGGGCGACCGCCACCTCGAGCTGACCGACCTGGGCTACACGAAGGCGGTGCGCGTGATGCGCAAGCACCGCCTCGCGGAGCGCCTGCTCACCGACGTGATCGGCCTGGAGTGGCCGTACGTCCACGAGGAGGCGTGCCGCTGGGAGCACGTCATGAGCGAGCGCGTCGAGAAGCGGCTCGCGGCGCTGCTCGACCACCCGCACTTCGACCCGTACGGGAACCCGATCCCGGGCCTCGCCGAGATCGGCGAGGAGGTCACGCGCGTGAACTTCCTCGACGGGGTGACGCCGCTGACAGCCGTCCCCTCGGCCGACGGGACGACGGTCGTGGTCGTGCGGATCGCGGAGCCGCTGCAGGTCGACGTCGAGCTGCTGACACGGCTCGCGGAGGCCGGCGTGCGGCCCGGCGGTGACGTCACCGTGGAGCGCGGCGACGGCGTCGTGACGGTCGGCGTGGCGGGCTCGGGCACCGTGCTCGACCTCCCGGACGACGTCGCTCGGCACATCTTCGTCGGCACGCGCTGA
- a CDS encoding Lrp/AsnC family transcriptional regulator — MVRVRDDTGTDALDAAILRVLSRDARATYAQVGQQVSLSAPAVKRRVDRLRESGVIRGFTVRLDPAAMGWHTEAFVELFCHGSTSPATMRDAVEQYPEVVAASTVTGDVDLVVQVRARDMRHLERVVERLAAEPFVSRTRSTVVLSALVRRPDVPADLAAQEAVPPAGV, encoded by the coding sequence ATGGTCCGCGTGCGTGACGACACCGGCACCGACGCCCTCGACGCGGCGATCCTGCGCGTGCTCTCCCGCGACGCGCGCGCGACGTACGCGCAGGTCGGGCAGCAGGTCTCCCTGTCCGCGCCCGCGGTGAAGCGACGCGTCGACCGGCTGCGCGAGTCCGGCGTGATCCGCGGGTTCACGGTGCGCCTCGACCCGGCGGCCATGGGGTGGCACACCGAGGCGTTCGTCGAGCTGTTCTGCCACGGGTCGACGAGCCCGGCGACGATGCGCGACGCGGTCGAGCAGTACCCCGAGGTCGTGGCGGCCAGCACCGTCACGGGCGACGTCGACCTCGTGGTGCAGGTGCGGGCGCGCGACATGCGCCACCTGGAGCGGGTCGTCGAGCGCCTCGCTGCGGAGCCGTTCGTGTCCCGGACCCGCTCGACGGTCGTGCTCTCGGCGCTCGTGCGGCGCCCCGACGTGCCCGCGGACCTGGCGGCGCAGGAGGCGGTCCCGCCGGCCGGGGTCTGA
- a CDS encoding DUF4012 domain-containing protein, with protein MSAQVGQGAVPPVDAPTPAGDQPGPRPRRRVLRRVLLALLVVVVVLLVLAGWIAVRATQTVGALTDARDAVGDVQEALDAGDTGALRDALPRIQDAAGRAHDASSDPVWRAAEHLPRAGAQLAAVATVSAALDDVATGALPATTAVTDLLGDGEGLRGPDGRVDLEPLVTAAPDLVAASVVARRAASDVAGIDTDGLVGPLVGPVEQARDGLDEVASALETGAQVATLLPPMLGSEGPRTYLVAALNSAELRTAGGIVGSLAVVRADGGALSLVDQRSTDELRGIPEPVLPLTAEEVAVHGTGLGRFVQNAVMTPDFPRSAELLAARWQADVGGTVDGVVATDPVAVAALLEQVGPVDAPDGTTLDAETLLATLLHDAYLRYPDLEAADRFFADVAAAVFGALASGDGDVRALVEAGAQAADEGRVRVWSAHPQEQERIAATTLGAAFLSGPFEDAAGVFLNDGTAGKLDYYLRPTLTVEELRCSGPDPTATVRLDLAFDPPADVTSYPLNVTGTSGAVPVGSLATSIALYGPQGAPPQGLRTDAGVVGGTAETVAGRPVTVVGSRLDPGGRATYRFEVPVRDGRVDVWTTPTLTSPGAVSAACP; from the coding sequence GTGAGCGCGCAGGTCGGCCAGGGGGCGGTGCCGCCCGTCGACGCCCCGACGCCGGCCGGCGACCAGCCGGGGCCGCGGCCCCGCCGTCGCGTGCTGCGCCGGGTCCTGCTCGCGCTCCTCGTGGTCGTCGTCGTGCTGCTCGTCCTCGCGGGCTGGATCGCGGTGCGTGCCACCCAGACGGTGGGGGCGCTCACCGACGCGCGCGACGCCGTCGGCGACGTGCAGGAGGCCCTCGACGCGGGCGACACCGGCGCGCTGCGCGACGCGCTGCCCCGCATCCAGGACGCCGCCGGCCGGGCGCACGACGCGTCGTCCGACCCGGTCTGGCGCGCCGCCGAGCACCTGCCCCGGGCCGGCGCGCAGCTCGCGGCCGTCGCGACGGTCTCCGCGGCGCTCGACGACGTGGCGACCGGTGCGCTGCCCGCGACGACCGCCGTGACGGACCTGCTCGGCGACGGCGAGGGGCTGCGCGGGCCCGACGGCCGTGTCGACCTCGAGCCGCTCGTGACCGCCGCCCCGGACCTCGTCGCCGCGTCCGTCGTGGCGCGCCGGGCGGCCTCCGACGTCGCGGGCATCGACACCGACGGGCTCGTGGGCCCGCTCGTCGGGCCGGTCGAGCAGGCGCGCGACGGTCTCGACGAGGTCGCGTCCGCGCTCGAGACGGGCGCGCAGGTCGCGACGCTCCTGCCCCCGATGCTCGGGTCCGAGGGCCCGCGGACCTACCTGGTCGCGGCGCTCAACTCGGCGGAGCTGCGCACCGCGGGCGGCATCGTCGGGAGCCTCGCGGTGGTACGGGCCGACGGCGGCGCGCTCTCGCTCGTCGACCAGCGCAGCACCGACGAGCTGCGCGGCATCCCGGAGCCGGTCCTGCCCCTGACCGCGGAGGAGGTCGCGGTGCACGGCACGGGCCTGGGCCGCTTCGTGCAGAACGCCGTGATGACGCCGGACTTCCCGCGCTCCGCGGAGCTGCTCGCGGCCCGCTGGCAGGCGGACGTCGGGGGGACGGTCGACGGGGTCGTCGCGACCGACCCGGTCGCCGTCGCCGCGCTGCTGGAGCAGGTCGGGCCGGTCGACGCCCCGGACGGCACGACGCTCGACGCCGAGACGCTCCTGGCGACGCTGCTGCACGACGCGTACCTGCGCTACCCGGACCTGGAGGCGGCGGACCGGTTCTTCGCCGACGTGGCCGCGGCGGTCTTCGGGGCGCTCGCGTCGGGCGACGGCGACGTGCGGGCCCTCGTCGAGGCCGGTGCGCAGGCGGCCGACGAGGGGCGCGTGCGCGTGTGGTCCGCGCACCCGCAGGAGCAGGAGCGGATCGCGGCGACGACGCTGGGCGCGGCGTTCCTCTCCGGGCCGTTCGAGGACGCCGCGGGCGTGTTCCTCAACGACGGCACCGCGGGCAAGCTCGACTACTACCTGCGCCCGACGCTGACCGTCGAGGAGCTGCGCTGCTCGGGCCCGGACCCGACCGCGACGGTGCGTCTCGACCTCGCGTTCGACCCGCCCGCGGACGTCACGAGCTACCCGCTCAACGTCACGGGCACGAGCGGCGCCGTCCCGGTCGGCTCGCTCGCGACGAGCATCGCCCTGTACGGGCCGCAGGGGGCGCCGCCGCAGGGGCTGCGGACCGACGCGGGCGTCGTGGGCGGCACGGCCGAGACCGTCGCGGGCCGGCCGGTCACGGTGGTGGGCTCACGGCTGGACCCGGGTGGCCGCGCGACGTACCGGTTCGAGGTCCCGGTGCGCGACGGGCGCGTCGACGTGTGGACGACCCCCACGCTCACGAGCCCCGGCGCCGTGTCGGCCGCCTGCCCCTGA
- a CDS encoding universal stress protein has translation MERDDVVLVGLDGSAASLHALDWAAEEAATHGWGLQLVCAYSLPSFTAASLDGGYAALDDTAIQQGARAVLAEASARVHGFGIPVTATVQTGDAAGVLVDLSHHVRMAVVGTRGRGGFADRLLGTVSSALPAHAHCPTVVVPLREGGRALADDAVLPAVKPVRRIVVGVDGSPQAERALRFALAEAQAWGAEVHAVAGVPASSLSGMLAWLPDTVDHDQVLKDVGEGLDVVVDRALADYRGVEVRRYALDGGGAELLTEFSVATDLIVVGSRGRGGFAGLLLGSTSQAVLHHSECPVMVVTNRCGPQKQA, from the coding sequence ATGGAGCGAGACGACGTTGTCCTCGTCGGGCTCGACGGCTCAGCCGCGAGCCTGCACGCGCTCGACTGGGCGGCCGAGGAGGCCGCGACCCACGGCTGGGGGCTGCAGCTGGTCTGCGCGTACTCCCTGCCCTCGTTCACCGCGGCGTCGCTCGACGGGGGTTACGCCGCGCTCGACGACACGGCGATCCAGCAGGGCGCCCGCGCGGTCCTGGCCGAGGCGTCGGCGCGCGTGCACGGGTTCGGCATCCCGGTCACGGCCACCGTCCAGACGGGCGACGCGGCCGGGGTGCTGGTCGACCTGTCGCACCACGTCCGGATGGCCGTCGTCGGGACGCGCGGTCGGGGCGGGTTCGCGGACCGCCTGCTCGGCACCGTCTCGTCGGCGCTGCCGGCGCACGCGCACTGCCCGACGGTCGTCGTCCCGCTCCGCGAGGGCGGACGAGCGCTGGCCGACGACGCCGTGCTGCCCGCGGTCAAGCCCGTGCGGCGGATCGTCGTCGGTGTCGACGGGTCGCCGCAGGCGGAACGGGCGCTCCGGTTCGCGCTCGCCGAGGCGCAGGCGTGGGGTGCCGAGGTGCACGCCGTCGCCGGGGTGCCCGCGAGCTCGCTCAGCGGGATGCTCGCGTGGCTGCCGGACACGGTCGACCACGACCAGGTGCTCAAGGACGTCGGCGAAGGGCTCGACGTCGTCGTGGACCGGGCGCTGGCCGACTACCGCGGCGTCGAGGTGCGGCGGTACGCGCTCGACGGCGGCGGTGCCGAGCTGCTGACCGAGTTCTCCGTCGCGACCGACCTCATCGTCGTCGGGTCGCGGGGTCGGGGCGGGTTCGCGGGGCTGCTGCTCGGGTCGACGAGCCAGGCCGTGCTGCACCACTCCGAGTGCCCCGTCATGGTCGTCACCAACCGGTGCGGCCCGCAGAAGCAGGCCTGA
- a CDS encoding C40 family peptidase: MTVSTTRARHRAARRPSTPLSELASAASEQMGTAGRRTAVVAASSGLLVTMIGAPAGAASDNAGALNSVDTAALTASARAVLNTSPVVSSPAEAAWTFDAPAVTAVKPTPPPAPERRTTTTASRSTTRTAATTSNAPIPQSVAGNAVLEVAARYVGTPYLSGGTTPEGFDCSGFVSYVYAQLGISLPRTSSGIKAAATVVSRADAQPGDLIWSPGHISIYAGGNQQIDSPRPGKTIQFREIWQSSPVFLRVG, encoded by the coding sequence GTGACCGTGAGCACCACACGCGCCCGGCATCGGGCAGCGCGTCGTCCCTCGACGCCCCTGTCCGAGCTGGCCTCCGCCGCCTCGGAGCAGATGGGCACCGCCGGCCGCCGCACCGCCGTCGTCGCGGCGTCGTCCGGCCTCCTCGTCACGATGATCGGCGCCCCCGCGGGTGCCGCGTCGGACAACGCCGGAGCCCTGAACTCGGTCGACACCGCAGCACTCACCGCCTCCGCGCGTGCCGTGCTCAACACGTCGCCCGTCGTCAGCTCGCCCGCCGAGGCCGCCTGGACGTTCGACGCCCCGGCCGTCACGGCCGTGAAGCCGACGCCCCCGCCGGCCCCCGAGCGCCGCACCACCACGACCGCGTCGCGCAGCACCACGCGCACCGCGGCCACCACGAGCAACGCGCCGATCCCGCAGTCGGTCGCCGGCAACGCGGTCCTCGAGGTCGCGGCCCGCTACGTCGGCACGCCGTACCTCTCGGGCGGCACGACCCCCGAGGGCTTCGACTGCTCCGGGTTCGTCTCCTACGTCTACGCGCAGCTCGGCATCTCGCTGCCGCGCACGAGCTCGGGCATCAAGGCCGCCGCGACGGTCGTGTCCCGCGCCGACGCGCAGCCGGGCGACCTCATCTGGAGCCCCGGCCACATCTCGATCTACGCCGGCGGCAACCAGCAGATCGACTCGCCGCGTCCCGGCAAGACGATCCAGTTCCGCGAGATCTGGCAGAGCTCGCCGGTCTTCCTCCGCGTCGGCTGA
- the serC gene encoding phosphoserine transaminase has product MPAPDAPPAVTIPAHLLPRDGRFGSGPSKIRPEQVDALARTGRTLLGTSHRQAPVRALVGRVRAGLTELFGLPEGYEVVLGNGGSTAFWDVATLCLVEQRSAHAAFGEFGAKFAGAAARAPFLGEPVVTTVAPGQVAVPGLADGVDVYAWPHNETSTGVAAPVRRVPGSREQGALVVVDGTSGAGGLAVDVAQTDAYYFAPQKSFASDGGLWLACLSPAAVERAARLESGDRWVPEFLSLTTAVANSRLDQTLNTPAIATLVLLAEQLDWMVAQGGLAWAAQRTATSAAHLYGWAEARDWASPFVPDPAARSSVVGTIDLSPEVEAATVAKVLRAHGVVDVEPYRKLGRNQLRIAMYPAVDPEDVLALTACVDHVVEHLG; this is encoded by the coding sequence GTGCCCGCTCCTGACGCCCCGCCCGCCGTGACGATCCCCGCGCACCTGCTGCCGCGCGACGGCCGCTTCGGGTCCGGGCCGTCCAAGATCCGCCCCGAGCAGGTCGACGCGCTCGCGCGGACCGGCCGGACGCTGCTGGGCACGTCGCACCGGCAGGCCCCCGTGCGGGCGCTCGTCGGGCGGGTGCGGGCCGGGCTGACCGAGCTGTTCGGGCTGCCCGAGGGGTACGAGGTCGTGCTGGGCAACGGCGGGTCGACGGCGTTCTGGGACGTCGCGACGCTGTGCCTCGTCGAGCAGCGCAGCGCGCACGCGGCGTTCGGCGAGTTCGGCGCCAAGTTCGCCGGTGCCGCGGCCCGCGCACCGTTCCTCGGCGAGCCCGTCGTCACGACCGTCGCGCCCGGGCAGGTCGCGGTGCCGGGTCTCGCCGACGGCGTCGACGTGTACGCGTGGCCGCACAACGAGACGTCGACCGGTGTCGCCGCGCCCGTGCGGCGCGTGCCCGGGTCCCGCGAGCAGGGTGCGCTGGTCGTCGTCGACGGCACCTCGGGCGCGGGCGGGCTCGCGGTCGACGTCGCCCAGACCGACGCGTACTACTTCGCGCCGCAGAAGTCGTTCGCGTCGGACGGCGGGCTGTGGCTCGCGTGCCTGTCACCCGCCGCGGTCGAGCGCGCCGCGCGGCTCGAGTCCGGCGACCGCTGGGTTCCGGAGTTCCTGTCGCTGACCACCGCGGTGGCGAACTCGCGGCTGGACCAGACGCTCAACACCCCGGCGATCGCGACGCTCGTGCTGCTCGCCGAGCAGCTGGACTGGATGGTCGCGCAGGGCGGGCTCGCCTGGGCCGCGCAGCGCACCGCGACCTCGGCCGCGCACCTGTACGGCTGGGCCGAGGCGCGGGACTGGGCGTCGCCGTTCGTGCCCGACCCCGCGGCCCGGTCCTCGGTCGTCGGCACGATCGACCTGAGCCCCGAGGTGGAGGCCGCGACCGTCGCGAAGGTCCTGCGCGCGCACGGCGTCGTCGACGTCGAGCCGTACCGCAAGCTCGGCCGCAACCAGCTCCGGATCGCCATGTACCCGGCGGTCGACCCGGAGGACGTGCTCGCGCTGACCGCCTGCGTCGACCACGTGGTCGAGCACCTCGGCTGA